The nucleotide window GTGACGAGCGCGCGAAGATCGGTGCGCTCGCGCAGCGCCGGCAAAGTCACGACGAGTCCATTGATCCGGTAGTACAGATCTTCGCGGAACGTGCCGGCTTCGATCATTGCGCGGAGGTTGCGGTGAGTCGCGCAGACGATGCGCAGATCCACCGGAATCGCCCGTGTCCCCCCGAGCGGAACGACGTTGCGCTCCTGCAGCACGCGCATCAGGCGCACTTGCTGGGCGAGCGGCATGTCGCCGATTTCGTCGAGGAACAGCGTGCCGCCGTCGGCCTGCACGATCTTGCCGACGTTGCCGCGCTTCTTCGCGCCGGTGAACGCGCCGTCTTCGTAGCCGAACAACTCGGCCTCGATCAGCGTATCCGGCAACGACGCGCAATTCAGCGCGATGAAGGGCGCGGCCCGGCGCGGCGAATCGTGATGGATGGCGCGCGCGAGCCACTCCTTGCCGGTGCCGGTCTTGCCGAGCACCAGAATCGGAATATCGCGGCCGCGCAGCTTGGCGACGCGCCGCAGGATCGCGGCGACTTGCGCGTCGCCGGTGTCGAGCGTTTCAAGCGTGGCAAGCGGTGCGGGATCGGCCCAGCGCGGCGCATGACGCGCGTCGCCGGACAACGGCCCACGTGCTGTGCCGGCGAGGCTCTCCGATGGCGCGACATAACGTGGCGGCGCATATTCGCCGCGCGCCACCACGCGCACACCGCTCGGCAGCGTCAACAGAATGCTCTCGCCGGGCGCGCGCGCGATCTGCTGCAACAGCCTCGAGAAGGCCACGCCGAACAACGCATCGAACGGTTGGCGTTGCAACTCCGCGAGCGGTTGCCCGAATTGAAACAGCGCACTGCGGTTGGCCGACAGAAACGTGCCGTCCGGCGCGAACGCCGCGAGCCCTTCGAACAGCGTGCCGATGAATTCCGCGCGCGCGTGAAAGTGAACGCGGATCGCGTCGACGAATTGATTGGAGAACAGATGATTTTCGATCATCTGCGCCGACATCCTCACGAGCGCGAGCGTGTGCTTATGAAAGCCGCGCGTGTCGCCGCTCACGTCGAGCGCGCCGATGGTGCGCCCGAACGGATCGGCAATCGGCGCGCATGAACAGGTAAGGATCCGGTTGGCGTGCAGGAAGTGCTCTCCCGCGTGCACGACGGTCGGCTGTCCATCGACGAGCGCGGTGCCGATCGCGTTGGTGCCGCGATCCGCTTCGGCCCACGACACCCCCGGACATAGCGCGACGCGATTGGCTTTTTCGACGAAGTCGCTGTCGCCGAGACTGTGCAGGATCACGCCGTGATTGTCGGTGAGCAGCACCATGCTCTGCGTAT belongs to Paraburkholderia aromaticivorans and includes:
- a CDS encoding sigma-54-dependent Fis family transcriptional regulator; amino-acid sequence: MTQRSATPPAISRPDVIAQAHARSLEIGLRASETPDFHPLPRPALRELVDRNQSLFTHALPVMETLHAQIVDTQSMVLLTDNHGVILHSLGDSDFVEKANRVALCPGVSWAEADRGTNAIGTALVDGQPTVVHAGEHFLHANRILTCSCAPIADPFGRTIGALDVSGDTRGFHKHTLALVRMSAQMIENHLFSNQFVDAIRVHFHARAEFIGTLFEGLAAFAPDGTFLSANRSALFQFGQPLAELQRQPFDALFGVAFSRLLQQIARAPGESILLTLPSGVRVVARGEYAPPRYVAPSESLAGTARGPLSGDARHAPRWADPAPLATLETLDTGDAQVAAILRRVAKLRGRDIPILVLGKTGTGKEWLARAIHHDSPRRAAPFIALNCASLPDTLIEAELFGYEDGAFTGAKKRGNVGKIVQADGGTLFLDEIGDMPLAQQVRLMRVLQERNVVPLGGTRAIPVDLRIVCATHRNLRAMIEAGTFREDLYYRINGLVVTLPALRERTDLRALVTRMLELQPDGERLPRRVSADVHERFAQCRWPGNLRQLANVLRTASIMAEGAEQIELDDLPEDFLQDCVDTAAEPCVQSPAALAGSEFCDEVRAASQTQGQPATSKMEAWQATLIAQTLERLDGNVSAAARELGLARNTVYRYLRRGGTTH